The following proteins are co-located in the Malus sylvestris chromosome 13, drMalSylv7.2, whole genome shotgun sequence genome:
- the LOC126594754 gene encoding uncharacterized protein LOC126594754 has translation MGDHFVLLVDRLITETTLEAAIESRNRSMQATSSALEDGKIDVSCQKIDFKDVSSPRGKLAECRICQDEDQDSNMETPCSCCGSLMYAHRRCVQRWCNEKGDTVCEICHQQFKPGYTAPPPLFQLGRIPMNFRGNWEISRRDSPRIIAMVATDRDYLNPGYDDYSASTARNVFRCRWLAFIFMVLLILRHTLPLIISRNKEYSLPLVMLLLLRTVGIVLPIYVMLMAVTALQRRRSLQDLSSSSATSSDEETEPTILQLEPEPQPHIIRVR, from the exons ATGGGGGATCACTTTGTATTGTTGGTGGATCGATTGATCACTGAAACCACGCTAGAAGCTGCGATCGAGAGCAGAAACAGATCGATGCAAGCCACATCCTCAGCGCTCGAAGATGGGAAAATCGATGTCTCTTGTCAGAAAATCGATTTTAAAGATGTCTCCTCCCCTCGTGGGAAGCTAGCAGAATGCAGGATATGCCAGGATGAAGATCAGGATTCAAACATGGAGACGCCGTGCTCTTGTTGTGGCAGCTTAATG TATGCCCACAGAAGATGTGTACAGAGGTGGTGTAATGAAAAAGGTGACACAGTTTGTGAGATATGCCATCAGCAATTCAAGCCTGGTTACACAGCTCCTCCTCCGCTGTTTCAATTGGGGCGTATACCTATGAACTTcag GGGAAACTGGGAGATTTCAAGAAGGGACAGTCCGCGAATCATAGCAATGGTTGCAACTGATCGCGATTATCTTAACCCTGGCTATGATGATTACTCAGCTTCTACTGCAAGAAATGTGTTCCGCTGTCGTTGGCTCGCTTTCATT TTCATGGTTCTGCTTATTCTCCGGCATACGCTTCCTCTCATCATCAGCAGAAACAAAGAGTACTCTCTCCCACTTGTTATG TTGTTATTGTTACGAACTGTTGGGATTGTACTGCCGATCTATGTAATGTTGATGGCAGTAACTGCTCTTCAGCGTCGGCGAAGCCTCCAA GATCTTTCGAGTTCATCAGCAACCTCCTCAGATGAAGAAACAGAGCCAACAATCCTGCAGCTTGAGCCGGAGCCCCAGCCCCATATCATTCGTGTTCGCTAA
- the LOC126594753 gene encoding uncharacterized protein LOC126594753 produces the protein MASPAADAKSSIRSVKYRYTHQLYDVVFGSTTIKTLVTRTPEVVDSWVGCMRSRDDNINIIGLDIEWRSKSLTGDHTRPSTLQFCTVQRSPGTKYFSLEEGGGNDYRCLIFQFKDCNAVPQSIINYLANKSCIFVSERMTHIKEKLNEHFKLDMAYPIDISQFIEVRKPEKPNSVRNSDWDKTYLDPTQVRYACLDAFVSYEEASCFINTDKGPRKVNHRLSLDGMMQYLFRKTDPEIAMEEEKKEEEEVEEEDFDVIVSNEVVDEDYDVVGEDEDFDMISHRDVYELEYPPPK, from the coding sequence ATGGCCTCTCCCGCTGCAGATGCCAAATCTTCCATTAGGTCAGTGAAGTACAGATATACCCACCAGCTTTACGACGTGGTTTTTGGCAGCACCACCATCAAAACCTTGGTCACCAGAACACCCGAAGTCGTGGATTCTTGGGTAGGATGCATGCGAAGCCGTGACGACAATATCAACATCATAGGACTCGACATAGAATGGCGTTCCAAATCGTTGACAGGAGATCATACTCGCCCTTCCACTTTGCAATTCTGCACGGTCCAACGCTCTCCAGGAACAAAATATTTTTCCCTCGAGGAGGGTGGTGGGAATGATTATAGATGTCTTATCTTTCAGTTTAAGGATTGTAACGCGGTTCCGCAATCGATCATTAACTATCTTGCCAACAAGAGTTGTATTTTTGTTAGCGAGAGAATGACGCACATTAAGGAGAAACTGAATGAGCACTTTAAATTGGACATGGCATATCCGATCGACATTAGCCAATTCATCGAGGTTAGGAAGCCTGAGAAGCCTAATAGTGTGAGAAACAGTGACTGGGACAAAACGTACCTTGATCCTACTCAGGTTCGCTACGCTTGCTTGGATGCTTTTGTTTCATATGAGGAAGCTTCGTGTTTTATAAATACAGATAAGGGCCCCAGGAAAGTGAACCATAGACTCTCCTTGGATGGAATGATGCAGTATCTCTTCCGGAAAACGGATCCAGAGATTGCGATGgaagaggaaaagaaagaagaagaggaagtggaagaggAAGACTTTGATGTGATTGTTTCCAACGAAGTGGTAGACGAAGACTACGATGTGGTAGGGGAAGATGAAGACTTTGACATGATTTCTCACAGAGATGTGTACGAATTGGAATATCCACCTCCAAAATAA
- the LOC126596930 gene encoding uncharacterized protein LOC126596930, with translation MERLPVSSTASLRFFFFFFFFFLGSTSCVSGLTRNGLGPTGDLLKFSLVDESPGSWKNGISETARSPGPSSDAPQGTLVLAAKRTNRPDILRRFKHYRGGWDIVDRHYWASVGFTGAVGFIIAVLWFVAFGMILVVHHCCGWKINIKDEGSHRLQRICLIMLLVFTCASATGCILLSVGQDEFHDEVMHTLNYVVNQSDYTVQTLRNVTGYLTLAKAINVAQVFLPSDVMDDIDKLNVDLNTAANTLTEKTSENSVKVKRVFNIVRSSLITVAAVMLLLAVIGLFLSLLRHQHAIHIFIVSGWLLVAITFILSGGFVILNNAVSDTCVAMEEWVEHPHAETALSNILPCVDQRTTDKTLSQSKQIIIDIVNVVNQFIYTYANTYPSPASPYPYYYNQSGPLMPPLCYPYDSQLRDRQCGDQEVSISNASLVWQNYICEVSASGMCTTVGRVNPDIYNQLVAAVNECYALQHYTPPLLNLQDCNFVRDTFRTITSSYCPPLDHYLKIVNAGLALISVGVLLCLVLWILFANRPRTEEEFAKLSLPIKGRSKSSSSGNNTNNSSSSNALSSDTSNEV, from the exons ATGGAGCGCTTGCCGGTTTCCTCCACCGCCTCTCtccgcttcttcttcttcttcttcttcttctttctgggttcTACTAGCTGCGTGTCGGGTCTGACTCGGAATGGACTCGGACCCACCGGAGACCTTCTCAAGTTTAGTCTAG TGGATGAAAGTCCGGGGTCGTGGAAAAATGGGATCTCGGAGACTGCTCGATCTCCAGGGCCTTCAAGCGATGCACCGCAAGGTACGCTTGTTTTGGCGGCTAAAAGGACCAACAGGCCGGATATTCTCAGAAGGTTTAAGCATTATCGGGGAGGTTGGGACATCGTGGATCGGCATTACTGGGCT TCTGTTGGATTTACAGGTGCTGTTGGTTTCATTATTGCCGTCCTGTGGTTTGTTGCTTTTGGCATGATACTGGTGGTTCATCATTGCTGTGGATGGAAGATAAACATTAAAGATGAAGGATCACACCGCTTGCAGAGGATATGCTTGATTATGCTACTGGTCTTCACATGTGCTTCAGC GACTGGATGTATTCTTCTTTCTGTTGGGCAAGATGAATTTCATGACGAAGTGATGCATACTTTAAATTATGTTGTTAACCAGTCAGACTACACTGTGCAGACCCTGAGAAATGTCACAGGGTATCTGACCCTTGCAAAGGCTATTAACGTGGCCCAGGTATTCTTACCTTCTGATGTCATGGATGATATTGACAAGCTGAATGTGGATCTGAACACTGCAGCGAACACACTAACGGAGaagacaagtgaaaattctGTTAAAGTAAAAAGAGTCTTCAATATTGT GCGTTCATCTTTAATCACCGTAGCAGCAGTGATGCTTCTCTTAGCTGTGATTGGTCTTT TTCTGTCCCTCCTTAGGCACCAACATGCGATCCACAT ATTTATTGTTAGTGGATGGCTACTTGTGGCAATTACGTTCATTCTTTCCGGAGGTTTTGTTATCCTCAACAA TGCTGTTTCTGACACCTGTGTAGCCATGGAAGAATGGGTAGAACATCCTCACGCCGAAACAGCACTTAGCAACATCCTTCCATGTGTTGACCAGAGAACCACGGACAAGACCCTTAGTCAGAGTAAGCAGATTATCATTGACATTGTAAATGTTGTCAACCAGTTCATCTATACCTATGCCAATACGTACCCTTCCCCTGCGAGTCCATACCCATACTATTACAATCAGTCGGGGCCTCTGATGCCACCTCTCTGTTACCCGTACGATTCTCAGCTGAGAGACCGACAGTGTGGGGATCAAGAGGTGTCTATTTCAAATGCTTCTTTG GTTTGGCAGAACTATATATGTGAAGTCTCAGCATCCGGTATGTGCACAACTGTCGGAAGGGTGAACCCGGACATCTACAATCAGCTTGTTGCAGCTGTTAACGAGTGCTATGCACTTCAGCACTACACCCCGCCATTACTGAACCTCCAGGATTGTAATTTTGTTCGAGACACATTTCGAACAATCACATCAAGTTACTGTCCTCCACTGGACCATTACCTGAAAATTGTGAATGCAGGATTGGCCCTGATTTCAGTTGGAGTCTTGCTGTGCCTTGTTCTCTGGATACTTTTTGCAAACCGCCCCAGAACGGAGGAAGAGTTTGCAAAACTATCCTTACCAATAAAAGGCAGGAGCAAAAGTAGCAGTTCCGGCAATAATACCAATAATAGTAGCAGCAGCAATGCATTGTCATCAGACACATCAAATGAAGTCTAG
- the LOC126596905 gene encoding protein PIN-LIKES 2-like produces the protein MSRYLMELYQNNLEYSGDVMSAIVPLMKLLSLTVIGLVLSHPKTQLIPRATFKLLSKLVFALFLPCLIFTELGESITLENFIQWWFIPVNVLVSTLIGCFLGYLVVIICRPPPQLNRFTIIMTAFGNTGNLPLAIVGSVCHTPKNPFGQHCHSRGVAYVSFAQWVAVILVYTFVYHMMEPPLEYYEIVEEGGEKDEPPTNDISRPLLVEAEWPGIEEKETEHSKTPFIARIFKSISSVSQTTLPDVDLSGEGGGNSPRSIRCLAEPRVVRRMRIVAEQTPLQHIMQPPTIASLLAIIIGTVPVLKAFFFGEDAPLSFITDSLEILAGAMVPSVMLILGGMLAEGPNESTLGLRTTVGITVARLLLLPLVGIGIVALADKLNFLVDDDAMYRFVLLMQYTTPSAILLGAIASLRGYAVSEASALLFWQHVFALFSLSLYVVIYFKLVTFV, from the coding sequence ATGTCTCGGTATCTTATGGAATTGTATCAAAATAATTTGGAGTATAGTGGGGATGTGATGAGTGCAATAGTTCCTTTGATGAAACTTTTGTCCCTCACGGTTATCGGACTGGTTCTTTCGCACCCGAAAACTCAATTGATACCCAGAGCTACTTTTAAGCTCCTCAGCAAGCTTGTTTTCGCCTTGTTCTTGCCCTGTCTAATCTTTACCGAACTAGGTGAATCCATTACACTTGAAAACTTTATTCAGTGGTGGTTTATCCCAGTAAATGTGTTAGTGAGTACGCTTATTGGTTGCTTCCTCGGGTACTTAGTGGTGATTATATGTCGTCCTCCCCCACAGTTGAACAGATTTACCATTATCATGACTGCATTTGGGAATACTGGAAATCTCCCACTCGCCATTGTTGGATCTGTCTGTCATACTCCGAAAAACCCATTTGGACAGCATTGTCACTCCAGAGGGGTGGCTTATGTCTCTTTTGCCCAATGGGTTGCTGTAATTCTTGTATATACCTTTGTTTACCACATGATGGAGCCTCCGTTGGAGTACTATGAGATTGTTGAAGAAGGCGGTGAGAAGGACGAACCACCAACTAACGATATTAGCAGGCCTTTACTTGTAGAAGCTGAATGGCcgggtattgaagaaaaagaaaccgAGCATTCCAAGACACCCTTTATTGCTAGAATTTTCAAAAGCATCTCAAGTGTTTCACAGACCACTTTGCCAGATGTTGATCTCTCAGGAGAAGGTGGCGGAAACAGTCCCAGGTCGATTAGGTGTTTGGCGGAACCTAGGGTGGTCAGGAGGATGAGAATTGTTGCTGAGCAAACTCCATTACAGCACATAATGCAACCCCCAACAATCGCCTCTTTACTGGCTATCATCATTGGGACAGTACCTGTGTTAAAAGCTTTTTTCTTCGGAGAGGATGCTCCACTATCCTTCATCACAGACAGTTTAGAGATTTTAGCCGGTGCAATGGTGCCTTCGGTGATGCTTATTCTTGGGGGTATGCTTGCAGAGGGGCCAAATGAGTCTACACTCGGCCTCCGGACAACCGTTGGTATAACTGTGGCAAGGCTTTTACTGCTTCCTCTGGTGGGAATTGGTATAGTGGCGTTGGCTGACAAGCTCAATTTTCTGGTCGATGACGATGCAATGTACAGGTTTGTGCTTTTGATGCAGTACACGACACCAAGTGCAATTTTATTGGGAGCAATTGCGAGCTTGAGGGGTTACGCAGTCAGCGAGGCTTCGGCACTTCTCTTCTGGCAGCATGTGTTCGCTCTCTTCTCCCTTTCCTTGTACGTTGTCATCTACTTTAAATTAGTAACATTTGTCTGA
- the LOC126596883 gene encoding probable ribose-5-phosphate isomerase 2: protein MEAGILLPLPTSSSPLSHPPPPPPSVILTQDELKKIAAYKAVEYVESGMVLGLGTGSTAKHAVDRIGELLKQGQLQNIVGIPTSKKTHEQALSLGIPLSDLDSHPVLDLAIDGADEVDPHLNLVKGRGGSLLREKMVEGACKKFVCIVDESKLVKHVGGSGLAMPVEVVPFCWKFTAKKLQDLFEYAGCVGKLRTFVENSKPFVTDNGNYIVDLYFQKDMGDLKAASDAILQLPGVVEHGMFLDMATTVIVAGELGITVKNK from the coding sequence ATGGAAGCTGGGATTTTGTTGCCTCTGCCGACCTcctcctcccctctctctcatcctcctcctcctcctccgtctGTGATTCTAACCCAGGACGAGTTGAAGAAAATCGCCGCCTACAAGGCCGTCGAGTATGTTGAGTCCGGAATGGTCCTCGGCCTCGGCACCGGCTCCACCGCCAAGCACGCCGTCGACCGAATCGGCGAGCTTTTGAAACAGGGGCAGCTTCAGAACATTGTAGGAATACCCACGTCGAAAAAGACACACGAACAAGCCTTGTCTCTTGGAATTCCGCTGTCGGACCTCGATTCCCACCCTGTTCTTGATCTCGCGATCGACGGCGCCGACGAGGTCGATCCCCACCTCAATCTGGTCAAAGGCCGAGGTGGGTCCCTCTTGAGGGAGAAGATGGTGGAGGGTGCCTGTAAGAAATTCGTCTGCATCGTCGACGAGTCGAAGCTCGTGAAGCATGTGGGAGGCAGCGGGCTGGCGATGCCGGTGGAGGTTGTGCCGTTCTGCTGGAAATTCACTGCCAAAAAGCTCCAGGACTTGTTCGAGTACGCGGGCTGCGTCGGAAAGCTAAGGACTTTCGTCGAAAATAGCAAGCCTTTCGTGACGGACAATGGGAATTACATTGTGGATTTGTATTTCCAGAAAGATATGGGGGATCTGAAGGCGGCTAGCGATGCGATTTTGCAGCTTCCCGGAGTTGTGGAGCATGGAATGTTCCTTGACATGGCCACCACTGTGATTGTTGCAGGGGAGCTCGGAATCACGGTGAAGAATAAGTAG
- the LOC126596732 gene encoding putative fasciclin-like arabinogalactan protein 20, with protein MAEPLLVFIILLSLLSFSSALPAHAVQDAAEILSDSGYVSMAMTLELVSESLILQSPSLTIFAPPDSAFTKSGQPALSLLQYHFCPLPLPLQNLKSLPPGTKIPTLLSGHSLSVTTPPSGVPISLNNVKITSGSPIYDDGFLIIFGIDNFFDLNFHLPTPTRIPLPDPVCGSSSPPASANGTATAGFPGASWFEEASEMLRSHGYNVMASFLDMQLLGFKNANPMTVFAPLDQAMDNPMQESSIFLRHVVPCRLMWSDLVGFNDGVVLPTYMQGFAITISRKGDVLLLNGVPVFFANMYYGDTFVVHGLRETLVMPEMPEDADESSPESGRTDDEVPFDNTEF; from the coding sequence ATGGCGGAGCCGCTTCTCGTTTTCATCATCCTCCTCTCACTCCTCTCTTTCTCATCCGCCCTCCCCGCCCATGCCGTCCAAGATGCCGCCGAAATCCTCTCTGATTCCGGCTACGTTTCCATGGCGATGACTCTTGAGCTCGTCTCCGAGTCCCTCATCCTTCAGTCCCCCTCGCTTACCATCTTCGCTCCGCCGGACTCCGCCTTCACCAAATCAGGTCAACCTGCCCTCTCTCTGCTCCAGTACCACTTCTGCCCTCTTCCCCTGCCCCTCCAAAACCTCAAATCCCTCCCCCCCGGCACCAAGATCCCGACTTTACTCTCCGGTCACTCTCTCTCCGTCACCACGCCCCCCTCTGGCGTTCCAATTTCGCTCAACAACGTCAAGATCACTTCCGGGTCGCCTATCTACGACGACGGGTTCCTCATCATTTTCGGAATCGATAACTTCTTCGACCTCAATTTTCATCTCCCGACACCGACTCGGATCCCCCTTCCAGATCCGGTTTGTGGGTCTTCATCCCCACCGGCCTCCGCCAACGGCACAGCCACGGCTGGGTTTCCCGGAGCTTCCTGGTTCGAAGAAGCGAGTGAGATGCTGAGGTCCCATGGCTACAATGTCATGGCGTCGTTCCTCGATATGCAACTTCTTGGCTTCAAGAACGCGAATCCGATGACCGTGTTCGCTCCTCTCGACCAAGCGATGGACAACCCAATGCAAGAATCCTCGATATTTCTCCGACACGTCGTTCCGTGCCGGCTGATGTGGAGCGATTTGGTGGGTTTTAACGACGGCGTTGTGCTTCCGACGTATATGCAGGGTTTCGCCATCACAATCTCGAGGAAAGGCGACGTTTTGCTACTGAATGGAGTTCCGGTCTTCTTCGCCAACATGTATTACGGTGACACATTCGTCGTTCACGGCCTCCGCGAGACTCTTGTGATGCCAGAGATGCCGGAAGATGCCGATGAGTCTTCGCCGGAAAGTGGAAGAACCGACGATGAGGTGCCGTTTGATAATACTGAATTTTGA